Proteins encoded by one window of Anopheles maculipalpis chromosome 2RL, idAnoMacuDA_375_x, whole genome shotgun sequence:
- the LOC126556662 gene encoding uncharacterized protein LOC126556662 codes for MPFVKRVVTPKYIARSSKLALQPYAAAPTIPVADNEFEALTNVTLSNALRQLASLVYISNQIFTELHEELSSVNERSLGIKQRIDRLSQKVEKFDPKQVTVPESDLDTFVQIKQHYTTKYHVDTALFTVATRSDTVRELYEAAAKTPVATIAEMDRIMGNIAGNSTEAFICTPVLSRQRRNARANNVDMDIEVSLPTAVQDLRKWTSSEAIGDVTTGVACSVKIASNSSVLPNITETCTTPSDLTDAPTTSNMADETDIDAITTLAETVASNSSGDDRVDHLLPSPAEQCRVLASKFPAETIKIDTSGRAFDRMSSTRKSLVCYTTTRPKKDDAKPEEDTVRRRSRLRRPRGKRRNTIASSDQREIAEVINKGEPDTGTVADEHPVCDFGELMPAIRSKSGDLLRKEPSFSAEFAKSFNKMSHFNSLKQWGMNRLRMINRESASHRDKDQDIDDFNIHDTTLARQPSIGGSRRRGSDREKRLSHDRKPSYSSSERSSTGILGGTTYLPASINPVKLRETSTIRRQRRTALGNRDEPHSSSGNWSASSESGRTSIGSEITTTNTHPKSSASSTSLNHSNPISSSAPPSSIVSRRRFFNTSASSSVTSEGTITPDLQTFDYHDEGGETSSVYSCDTEGYYTSFHVDSGLKTLKEEEPMTPLQSTTALSSITSFSSSGNTTVVSQDTDYDVYGKGSTSTTTSSAGTICTVLAEGDKNVSASASNLPKIPERKSSLTKLNRSNSTASNGTLERSYSSSTLGSTLDSTGTIKRNGVLIQKEVLKILRQENNNRLDVADGNAPKVATVGQQPPGGTVSSESGKLLPPTAEPEHSESSDVECLERTERLKVKTTINTSRIPSMCIITPTNSDDEQPQPQQQQTATSGTKTTQVSKSTEKSGGNKRRPSMSDSLSFELKKPKDFRKHSLLPLNNVFDRIKGALPHLKKSPTKEDCTGGFAASKQLAGSDARPEEGMGEGEYVEISKGRKTPNELTVRRNLATVLSGNLNEETEYVSLNELPCNIKCESANFLDGEKSTTESSTPAAGTLQQSGQDGARSNTTAAGETGCGTRYAALKGAARVKLDANGRVIFSSDSLKRRKGAHTTFAPGPCVKDVSSREAQCKQPHAVLQHPQQQQQQQQQYVGGNGGGTVSTTNPVEPGDGIAVLPTVRQLKRPLVSARYGSARIGPSPSGGLLLEPPKKTLVATILPNSAKQPAVQPPLRREARELTSMHSFSPYGTDVADTAGAPYYGATPIAAYQAPITAVAPAAATVGHAKLYPEGAHSLDRSSIRNWYPDKLTVQRNLATLPGPTRPDYARTYRTGGPDYEPPRALMTGSFASPPASPVVPETPDPNSLYAIPNKLKPSPLAVGRSVVPKPLDRSLRTMLAEQGCGELSPIKPCQTNPFRTSTPSKEDDLLGPVHQRLLSSNSVRSLGNSPVHSGRSTPREMLEQQTPRGRHSWASNSVEVPKTCSDRLGTPKTSLMDFKKLLLAHGTKSHASPGSKMSAVELLKKSKETAATRPKEQSTASSSSMTILDMSASPKMYSFRRMTQQGGYSGSPTKGGGSKGGGGSRSNWRYNNMRTGVIATAIPEANSEEDILPTGDGGMKGAENEPKKESEVKVEEEEPISSFKENIFLKEDENNFMRGEVPRLAKSFAGFSTSDGPPRGGKLVKDMAAKLMSRDQATGAESASAALETAL; via the exons CGGAAAGTGACCTCGATACGTTCGTGCAAATTAAGCAGCACTACACGACGAAGTACCATGTGGATACGGCCCTGTTCACCGTGGCCACCCGGTCCGATACGGTGCGCGAGCTGTACGAGGCGGCCGCCAAAACGCCCGTCGCGACGATCGCCGAGATGGACCGGATCATGGGCAATATTGCCGGAAACAGTACGGAGGCGTTCATCTGCACCCCGGTGTTAAGTAGACAGCGGCGCAACGCCCGTGCTAACAACGTCGATATGGACATCGAAGTCAGCCTG CCAACCGCCGTACAAGATCTACGCAAATGGACATCGTCCGAAGCGATCGGCGACGTCACCACTGGTGTCGCGTGCTCTGTAAAGATAGCGTCCAACAGTTCCGTCCTACCAAACATAACCGAAACATGTACGACACCGTCCGACCTTACCGACGCTCCGACCACATCCAACATGGCCGACGAGACGGATATCGATGCGATTACGACGCTGGCGGAAACGGTCGCCAGTAACAGTAGTGGAGATGATCGTGTCGATCACCTGCTGCCATCGCCAGCAGAGCAATGCCGTGTTCTAGCCTCaaa GTTCCCAGCGGAAACGATCAAAATTGATACTTCTGGCCGGGCGTTCGATCGTATGTCGTCGACACGGAAGTCACTGGTGTGCTACACGACGACACGCCCCAAGAAGGATGATGCCAAGCCGGAAGAGGACACGGTTAGGCGGCGGTCCCGGTTACGGCGACCACGTGGCAAAAGACGCAACACGATCGCGAGCTCGGATCAGCGGGAAATTGCGGAGGTTATCAACAAGGG AGAACCAGACACCGGTACCGTCGCTGACGAGCATCCGGTGTGCGATTTCGGTGAGCTAATGCCAGCCATTCGCAGCAAGTCGGGTGATCTGCTGCGCAAGGAACCGTCCTTCTCGGCCGAATTTGCCAAGAGCTTCAACAAAATGTCCCACTTTAACTCGCTCAAGCAGTGGGGCATGAACCGGCTGCGTATGATTAACCGCGAGTCGGCGAGCCACCGCGACAAGGATCAGGACATTGACGACTTCAATATCCACGATACCACGCTCGCGCGTCAGCCCAGCATCGGTGGTAGCCGGCGCCGGGGTTCCGACCGGGAGAAGCGCCTTTCGCACGATCGAAAGCCGTCTTACTCATCGTCGGAACGTAGCTCGACCGGCATCCTTGGCGGTACGACGTACCTACCCGCCTCGATCAACCCGGTAAAGTTGAGGGAAACGTCTACGATAAGACGGCAGCGCCGTACAGCACTGGGTAATAGGGACGAGCCACACTCGTCGAGTGGCAATTGGAGCGCTAGTTCCGAATCGGGTAGAACATCGATCGGTAGTGAGATTACGACAACCAACACGCACCCAAAATCGAGTGCTTCAAGTACTTCGTTGAATCACAGCAATCCTATCAGCTCGAGTGCACCACCCAGTTCGATCGTTAGCAGACGACGGTTCTTCAACACGTCCGCATCGAGTAGCGTCACGAGCGAGGGTACGATCACGCCCGATCTGCAGACGTTCGACTATCACGATGAGGGTGGCGAGACCAGTTCAGTGTATTCTTGCGACACGGAAGGTTACTACACTTCGTTCCACGTGGATTCTGGGCTGAAGACGCTTAAGGAGGAGGAACCCATGACACCGCTCCAATCGACTACGGCTCTGTCAAGCATTACATCGTTCTCGAGCTCGGGTAATACGACCGTTGTGTCGCAAGACACCGATTACGATGTGTATGGGAAGGGTTCCACATCGACGACAACCAGTTCGGCGGGCACGATATGTACGGTGCTGGCCGAAGGAGACAAGAACGTTAGTGCTAGTGCCTCCAATTTGCCCAAGATCCCGGAACGAAAGAGTTCCCTGACGAAGTTAAATCGTAGCAATAGTACTGCGAGCAATGGTACATTGGAACGGAGTTACTCAAGTAGTACACTGGGTAGTACACTGGACAGTACCGGGACGATCAAACGCAACGGTGTACTTATACAGAAGGAGGTGCTAAAAATACTTCGCCAGGAAAACAACAATCGTCTCGATGTGGCTGATGGAAACGCACCAAAGGTAGCTACTGTTGGGCAACAACCTCCGGGAGGAACGGTGTCCAGTGAGAGCGGCAAGCTGCTACCACCTACTGCCGAACCCGAACACTCCGAATCGTCCGATGTGGAGTGCTTGGAGCGTACTGAAAGACTGAAGGTGAAGACCACTATCAACACGAGCCGCATTCCTTCTATGTGCATCATCACACCAACGAACAGTGACGATGAACAGCCTCAgcctcagcagcaacagactGCTACTTCCGGCACCAAGACGACGCAAGTTAGTAAATCAACCGAAAAGAGTGGCGGCAACAAGCGACGGCCCTCGATGTCGGACTCTCTCTCGTTCGAGTTGAAGAAACCGAAAGATTTCCGCAAACACTCGCTACTTCCCTTGAACAATGTGTTCGATAGGATTAAGGGCGCATTGCcacatttgaaaaaatcacCCACCAAGGAAGATTGTACCGGTGGGTTTGCCGCTTCCAAGCAGCTGGCCGGTTCGGATGCCCGTCCAGAGGAAGGTATGGGTGAGGGTGAGTACGTCGAGATTTCCAAGGGTCGTAAAACGCCGAACGAACTTACGGTACGTCGCAATTTGGCTACGGTACTGTCCGGTAATTTAAACGAAGAGACCGAGTATGTGTCACTGAACGAGCTGCCCTGCAACATTAAGTGTGAGAGCGCCAACTTCCTCGATGGGGAAAAGTCCACCACCGAGAGCAGTACTCCGGCAGCTGGCACGCTACAACAATCGGGTCAAGATGGCGCCAGAAGCAATACGACTGCAGCAGGGGAAACCGGCTGCGGTACGCGGTACGCTGCGCTGAAGGGTGCTGCGCGTGTGAAGTTGGATGCGAACGGGCGAGTAATTTTCTCATCTGACAGCTTGAAGCGTCGGAAGGGTGCCCACACAACGTTCGCTCCCGGACCATGCGTAAAGGATGTGTCGTCACGCGAAGCGCAATGTAAACAACCGCACGCTGTACTACAGcatccacagcagcagcagcagcagcagcagcagtacgtaGGTGGCAATGGTGGCGGGACAGTCAGTACAACGAACCCAGTAGAACCAGGTGACGGTATAGCAGTTCTTCCCACGGTACGACAGTTAAAGCGTCCGCTCGTTTCTGCACGGTACGGTTCAGCCCGGATCGGTCCATCACCTTCCGGTGGTCTGTTGTTGGAACCACCGAAGAAAACACTAGTGGCCACTATTCTCCCCAACAGTGCCAAACAACCAGCCGTACAGCCACCCCTTCGACGGGAGGCCCGTGAACTAACCAGCATGCATTCGTTCTCTCCGTACGGTACCGATGTGGCCGATACGGCTGGTGCCCCATACTACGGTGCTACACCGATTGCAGCCTATCAGGCGCCCATCACAGCAGTCGCACCAGCTGCAGCAACAGTAGGCCATGCGAAACTGTATCCCGAAG GTGCACACTCACTGGACCGTTCTAGCATTAGAAACTGGTATCCGGACAAGCTAACCGTGCAGCGGAATCTTGCTACACTTCCCGGCCCGACCCGTCCGGACTATGCGCGGACGTACCGAACCGGTGGCCCTGACTATGAACCACCCCGGGCACTGATGACGGGAAGCTTCGCAAGTCCACCGGCCAGTCCGGTTGTGCCGGAAACACCCGATCCGAATAGTCTGTACGCGATTCCCAACAAGCTGAAACCATCGCCACTGGCCGTAGGTCGGAGTGTCGTTCCGAAACCGCTCGATCGTAGCCTGCGGACGATGCTGGCCGAGCAGGGCTGCGGTGAGCTATCGCCAATCAAACCTTGCCAAACGAACCCATTCCGTACGTCTACCCCGTCGAAGGAGGATGACTTGCTAGGCCCGGTACATCAGCGACTATTGTCCTCCAACTCCGTACGCTCGCTCGGGAACTCACCGGTACATTCCGGACGTTCGACACCGCGCGAAATGCTCGAACAGCAAACACCACGTGGCCGACATAGCTGGGCATCGAACAGTGTCGAGGTGCCGAAAACATGCTCCGATCGACTCGGCACACCCAAAACAAGTTTGATGGACTTCAAAAAGCTTCTGCTTGCCCACGGCACAAAGTCACATGCTAGCCCCGGTTCCAAAATGTCCGCTGTGGAGCTGCTGAAGAAGAGCAAAGAGACGGCCGCCACACGCCCGAAGGAACAGTCGACggccagtagcagcagtatgaCGATCCTGGATATGTCCGCTTCACCGAAAATGTACAGCTTCCGGCGGATGACACAGCAGGGTGGTTATAGTGGATCACCCACGAAAGGAGGTGGTAGtaagggtggtggtggatcgCGTTCGAACTGGCGGTACAATAATATGCGCACGGGGGTTATCGCCACCGCCATACCGGAAGCGAACAGTGAGGAAGACATACTGCCAACGGGTGACGGTGGTATGAAGGGTGCGGAAAATGAACCGAAAAAGGAAAGTGAGGTGAAGGTGGAGGAAGAGGAACCGATCAGTAGCTTTAAGGAGAACATTTTCCTCAAAGAGgacgaaaacaattttatgCGCGGAGAGGTACCACGGTTGGCCAAATCGTTTGCCGGATTTTCCACATCCGATGGGCCACCTCGGGGTGGTAAGCTGGTGAAGGATATGGCAGCCAAACTAATGTCCCGGGACCAAGCGACGGGTGCAGAATCGGCTTCAGCAGCTCTCGAGACGGCGCtctaa
- the LOC126559317 gene encoding U1 small nuclear ribonucleoprotein C yields MPKYYCDYCDTYLTHDSPSVRKTHCTGRKHKDNVKFYYQKWMEEQAQHLIDATTAAYKAGKIAPNPFTTGPPKPNISIPPPTMNMPPRPGGLIPGMPAGAPPLLMGPNGPLPPPMMGMRPPPMMVPTMGMPPMGLGMRPPVMSTAPPQLNPKS; encoded by the coding sequence ATGCCGAAATACTACTGCGATTACTGTGACACCTACCTTACGCACGATTCACCGAGCGTCCGCAAAACACACTGCACCGGCCGCAAGCACAAGGACAACGTAAAGTTCTACTACCAAAAATGGATGGAGGAACAGGCGCAGCATCTGATCGACGCAACAACGGCAGCGTACAAAGCTGGCAAGATAGCCCCGAATCCATTCACCACGGGTCCACCGAAGCCGAACATTTCCAtcccaccaccgaccatgaaTATGCCGCCTAGACCGGGTGGATTGATTCCTGGCATGCCGGCTGGCGCTCCACCACTGCTGATGGGCCCGAACGGACCACTGCCACCGCCGATGATGGGTATGCGTCCACCGCCCATGATGGTACCGACGATGGGTATGCCACCGATGGGATTGGGCATGCGACCACCGGTAATGAGTACCGCACCGCCGCAGCTGAACCCGAAAAGCTAA